A window of the Carassius carassius chromosome 36, fCarCar2.1, whole genome shotgun sequence genome harbors these coding sequences:
- the LOC132116936 gene encoding ATP synthase subunit alpha, mitochondrial isoform X2 produces MLSVRVAAAVARSLPKRAGFVSKNVAAACIGAKNLHTARPWLQKTGTAEVSSILEEKILGADTSASLEETGRVLSIGDGIARVYGLRNVQAEEMVEFSSGLKGMSLNLEPDNVGVVVFGNDKLIKEGDIVKRTGAIVDVPVGEELLGRVVDALGNAIDGKGPLGSKQRRRVGLKAPGIIPRISVREPMQTGIKAVDSLVPIGRGQRELIIGDRQTGKTAIAIDTIINQKRFNEGTEEKKKLYCIYVAIGQKRSTVAQLVKRLTDSGAMKYTIVVSATASDAAPLQYLAPYSGCSMGEYFRDNGKHALIIYDDLSKQAVAYRQMSLLLRRPPGREAYPGDVFYLHSRLLERAAKMNDNFGGGSLTALPVIETQAGDVSAYIPTNVISITDGQIFLETELFYKGIRPAINVGLSVSRVGSAAQTKAMKQVAGTMKLELAQYREVAAFAQFGSDLDAATQQLLNRGVRLTELLKQGQYAPMAIEEQVAVIYAGVRGYLDKMEPSKITRFEKTFLQHVISQQQDLLAAIRVEGKISEASDAKLKEVVLNFLSSFE; encoded by the exons ATGCTCTCAGTTCGCGTCGCGGCGGCTGTAGCCCGCTCCCTGCCCAAACGGGCCGGATTC GTTTCCAAGAATGTTGCTGCTGCATGCATTGGAGCAAAGAACCTGCACACTGCCAGACCATGGCTGCAGAAGACAG GCACAGCAGAAGTGTCCAGTATTCTGGAGGAGAAGATTCTTGGAGCTGATACTAGTGCTTCTCTGGAGGAGACGGGCCGTGTGCTGTCCATCGGTGACGGTATCGCTCGTGTGTACGGGCTGAGGAACGTGCAGGCCGAGGAGATGGTGGAGTTCTCCTCTGGTCTAAAG GGCATGTCTCTGAACTTGGAGCCTGATAATGTTGGTGTCGTGGTGTTTGGTAATGACAAACTGATCAAAGAGGGTGACATTGTCAAGAGAACCGGGGCTATTGTTGATGTTCCTGTCGGAGAGGAGCTGCTCGGGCGTGTTGTGGATGCTCTGGGAAACGCCATCGATGGCAAG GGACCCCTGGGCTCTAAGCAGCGTAGGCGTGTGGGACTGAAGGCCCCTGGCATCATCCCCCGTATCTCTGTGAGGGAGCCCATGCAGACCGGCATCAAAGCCGTGGACAGTCTGGTGCCTATTGGCCGTGGCCAGAGAGAGCTGATCATTGGAGACCGTCAGACTGG CAAAACCGCCATTGCCATCGACACCATCATCAACCAGAAGCGCTTCAACGAAGGCACTGAAGAGAAAAAGAAGCTGTACTGCATCTACGTGGCCATCGGTCAGAAGAGATCCACCGTGGCCCAGCTGGTGAAGAGGCTGACAGACAGCGGTGCCATGAAGTACACCATCGTGGTGTCGGCTACCGCGTCTGACGCTGCTCCCCTGCAGTACCTGGCTCCTTACTCCGGCTGCTCCATGGGAGAGTACTTCAGAGACAACGGCAAACACGCCCTCATCATCTACGACGATCTTTCCAAACAG GCTGTTGCCTACCGCCAAATGTCCCTGCTGCTGCGTCGTCCCCCCGGTCGTGAGGCCTACCCCGGTGACGTCTTCTACCTGCACTCCCGTCTGCTGGAGAGAGCAGCCAAGATGAATGACAACTTCGGTGGTGGATCCCTCACCGCCCTGCCTGTTATCGAGACCCAGGCCGGAGATGTGTCCGCTTACATTCCCACCAATGTCATCTCCATCACTGATGGACAG ATTTTCTTGGAGACAGAGTTGTTCTACAAGGGTATCCGTCCCGCTATTAACGTGGGTCTGTCTGTGTCCCGTGTCGGCTCTGCTGCCCAGACCAAGGCCATGAAGCAG GTGGCTGGTACCATGAAGCTGGAGTTGGCCCAGTACCGTGAGGTGGCCGCCTTCGCCCAGTTTGGTTCTGATCTGGATGCCGCCACACAGCAGCTGCTGAACCGAGGCGTGCGACTCACAGAGCTGCTCAAGCAGGGCCAGTATG CTCCCATGGCCATTGAGGAGCAGGTGGCCGTCATTTATGCTGGTGTGAGAGGATACTTGGACAAGATGGAGCCTAGCAAGATCACCAGATTCGAGAAAACCTTCCTTCAACACGTCATCAGCCAGCAACAGGATCTGCTTGCAGCCATCAG GGTCGAGGGTAAGATTTCAGAGGCCTCTGATGCAAAACTCAAGGAGGTTGTGCTCAACTTCCTCTCAAGCTTCGAGTAG
- the LOC132116936 gene encoding ATP synthase subunit alpha, mitochondrial isoform X1, producing the protein MLSVRVAAAVARSLPKRAGFVSKNVAAACIGAKNLHTARPWLQKTGTAEVSSILEEKILGADTSASLEETGRVLSIGDGIARVYGLRNVQAEEMVEFSSGLKGMSLNLEPDNVGVVVFGNDKLIKEGDIVKRTGAIVDVPVGEELLGRVVDALGNAIDGKGPLGSKQRRRVGLKAPGIIPRISVREPMQTGIKAVDSLVPIGRGQRELIIGDRQTGKTAIAIDTIINQKRFNEGTEEKKKLYCIYVAIGQKRSTVAQLVKRLTDSGAMKYTIVVSATASDAAPLQYLAPYSGCSMGEYFRDNGKHALIIYDDLSKQAVAYRQMSLLLRRPPGREAYPGDVFYLHSRLLERAAKMNDNFGGGSLTALPVIETQAGDVSAYIPTNVISITDGQIFLETELFYKGIRPAINVGLSVSRVGSAAQTKAMKQVAGTMKLELAQYREVAAFAQFGSDLDAATQQLLNRGVRLTELLKQGQYAPMAIEEQVAVIYAGVRGYLDKMEPSKITRFEKTFLQHVISQQQDLLAAIRQVFLRISV; encoded by the exons ATGCTCTCAGTTCGCGTCGCGGCGGCTGTAGCCCGCTCCCTGCCCAAACGGGCCGGATTC GTTTCCAAGAATGTTGCTGCTGCATGCATTGGAGCAAAGAACCTGCACACTGCCAGACCATGGCTGCAGAAGACAG GCACAGCAGAAGTGTCCAGTATTCTGGAGGAGAAGATTCTTGGAGCTGATACTAGTGCTTCTCTGGAGGAGACGGGCCGTGTGCTGTCCATCGGTGACGGTATCGCTCGTGTGTACGGGCTGAGGAACGTGCAGGCCGAGGAGATGGTGGAGTTCTCCTCTGGTCTAAAG GGCATGTCTCTGAACTTGGAGCCTGATAATGTTGGTGTCGTGGTGTTTGGTAATGACAAACTGATCAAAGAGGGTGACATTGTCAAGAGAACCGGGGCTATTGTTGATGTTCCTGTCGGAGAGGAGCTGCTCGGGCGTGTTGTGGATGCTCTGGGAAACGCCATCGATGGCAAG GGACCCCTGGGCTCTAAGCAGCGTAGGCGTGTGGGACTGAAGGCCCCTGGCATCATCCCCCGTATCTCTGTGAGGGAGCCCATGCAGACCGGCATCAAAGCCGTGGACAGTCTGGTGCCTATTGGCCGTGGCCAGAGAGAGCTGATCATTGGAGACCGTCAGACTGG CAAAACCGCCATTGCCATCGACACCATCATCAACCAGAAGCGCTTCAACGAAGGCACTGAAGAGAAAAAGAAGCTGTACTGCATCTACGTGGCCATCGGTCAGAAGAGATCCACCGTGGCCCAGCTGGTGAAGAGGCTGACAGACAGCGGTGCCATGAAGTACACCATCGTGGTGTCGGCTACCGCGTCTGACGCTGCTCCCCTGCAGTACCTGGCTCCTTACTCCGGCTGCTCCATGGGAGAGTACTTCAGAGACAACGGCAAACACGCCCTCATCATCTACGACGATCTTTCCAAACAG GCTGTTGCCTACCGCCAAATGTCCCTGCTGCTGCGTCGTCCCCCCGGTCGTGAGGCCTACCCCGGTGACGTCTTCTACCTGCACTCCCGTCTGCTGGAGAGAGCAGCCAAGATGAATGACAACTTCGGTGGTGGATCCCTCACCGCCCTGCCTGTTATCGAGACCCAGGCCGGAGATGTGTCCGCTTACATTCCCACCAATGTCATCTCCATCACTGATGGACAG ATTTTCTTGGAGACAGAGTTGTTCTACAAGGGTATCCGTCCCGCTATTAACGTGGGTCTGTCTGTGTCCCGTGTCGGCTCTGCTGCCCAGACCAAGGCCATGAAGCAG GTGGCTGGTACCATGAAGCTGGAGTTGGCCCAGTACCGTGAGGTGGCCGCCTTCGCCCAGTTTGGTTCTGATCTGGATGCCGCCACACAGCAGCTGCTGAACCGAGGCGTGCGACTCACAGAGCTGCTCAAGCAGGGCCAGTATG CTCCCATGGCCATTGAGGAGCAGGTGGCCGTCATTTATGCTGGTGTGAGAGGATACTTGGACAAGATGGAGCCTAGCAAGATCACCAGATTCGAGAAAACCTTCCTTCAACACGTCATCAGCCAGCAACAGGATCTGCTTGCAGCCATCAGGCAAGTTTTCTTGCGCATTTCTGTGTAA